A section of the Oncorhynchus tshawytscha isolate Ot180627B linkage group LG09, Otsh_v2.0, whole genome shotgun sequence genome encodes:
- the LOC112214956 gene encoding beta-1,4-glucuronyltransferase 1-like, with protein MWCTCSAREYIAIRNVPCLKCCSGNGSRLATDLTSPFYRNCTVMHGKQQRYRYSELFRSSGKKNGHSEKNSRKECLMYSLSTGAIFDACGKYRVYNNLINSDFSTNQKNGADASSHQLALATHTSINNLHPLDSLVERWQNPLSVAIFPHGQDATFATAEVIVLHAFEIRHVHKMPATKSELAQLYQVGEVQPFYEMPYPQCQAPTNYSKWVNRHSQGLGPLDVTYTFSWVDPWEPFYIGLRTVPLYDGFRQCGFNRISQVCKLHVTGYGFSVLNSAFVVHKGFKVHGEFHSRKDEENRRSRLLFRSFKEGLKTKYPSSPQRC; from the exons ATGTGGTGTACATGCAGTGCCCGGGAATACATTGCTATAAGGAATGTTCCGTGTTTAAAGTGTTGCTCTGGTAATGGTAGCCGTCTTGCAACTGATTTGACCTCTCCTTTCTATCGAAACTGCACGGTAATGCACGGTAAGCAGCAGCGCTACCGATACTCTGAGCTTTTCCGGAGCTCTGGCAAGAAAAATGGCCACTCTGAGAAAAACTCACGGAAAGAGTGTCTCATGTACTCTCTGTCCACGGGGGCTATATTTGATGCCTGCGGGAAATACCGTGTGTACAATAACTTGATCAACAGCGATTTCTCCACCAATCAGAAGAATGGAGCGGATGCAAGCTCGCACCAATTGGCCTTAGCAACGCACACATCCATCAACAACTTGCACCCCCTGGACTCTTTGGTGGAACGTTGGCAGAACCCTCTCTCTGTGGCAATTTTCCCACATGGGCAAGATGCCACGTTTGCCACAGCCGAGGTCATCGTCCTGCATGCCTTTGAGATCCGCCATGTACACAAGATGCCTGCCACCAAGTCGGAGCTGGCACAGCTGTACCAGGTGGGAGAGGTGCAGCCCTTCTATGAGATGCCATACCCACAGTGCCAGGCACCCACCAACTACTCCAAGTGGGTGAACAGACATAGCCAAGGCTTGGGGCCCCTGGACGTGACTTATACGTTTTCCTGGGTGGACCCCTGGGAGCCCTTCTACATTGGGCTCCGCACCGTGCCCCTGTACGACGGCTTCAGGCAGTGCGGCTTTAACCGCATCAGCCAG gTCTGTAAGCTCCACGTGACGGGCTACGGATTCTCTGTCCTCAACTCTGCCTTCGTGGTGCACAAAGGGTTCAAAGTTCATGGCGAGTTCCACAGCAGGAAGGATGAGGAGAACCGAAGGAGCCGCCTCCTATTCCGCAGCTTCAAGGAGGGCCTGAAGACCAagtacccctcctcccctcaacgCTGCTGA